In one Papio anubis isolate 15944 chromosome 11, Panubis1.0, whole genome shotgun sequence genomic region, the following are encoded:
- the LOC103887536 gene encoding 40S ribosomal protein SA-like: MSGALDVLQMKEEDVLKFLAAGTRLGGTNLGFQMEQYISMRKSDGIHIINLKRTWENLLLAAHAIVANENPTDVSVRLSSRNIGQRAVLKFAAATGATPVAGHFTPGIFTNHIQAAFQEPRLLVVTNPRADNQPVTEACYVNLSTTDLCNTDSSLHYVDIAIPCNKKGAHSVGLLWWMPAQEVLRVCGTISHEHPWKFMPDLYRDPEEIEKAEQTAAEKAVTKEEFQGEWTAPAPELTATQPEVADWSEGVQVPSAPIRQFPTEDWSTQPATEGWSAAPSAQAIEWVGATTERS; this comes from the coding sequence ATGTCCGGAGCCCTTGATGTCCTGCAAATGAAGGAGGAGGATGTCCTTAAGTTCCTTGCAGCAGGAACCCGCTTAGGTGGTACCAATCTTGGCTTCCAGATGGAACAGTACATCTCTATGAGGAAAAGTGATGGCATCCACATCATAAATCTGAAGAGGACCTGGGAGAACCTTTTGCTGGCAGCTCATGCCATTGTTGCCAATGAAAACCCTACTGATGTCAGTGTTAGATTATCCTCCAGGAATATTGGCCAGAGGGCTGTGCTGAAGTTTGCTGCTGCCACTGGAGCCACTCCAGTTGCTGGCCACTTCACTCCTGGAATCTTCACTAACCACATCCAGGCAGCCTTCCAGGAGCCACGGCTTCTTGTGGTTACTAACCCCAGGGCTGACAACCAACCTGTCACAGAGGCATGTTATGTTAACCTATCTACCACTGATTTGTGTAACACAGATTCTTCTCTGCACTATGTGGACATTGCCATTCCATGCAACAAAAAGGGAGCTCACTCAGTGGGTTTGCTGTGGTGGATGCCGGCCCAGGAAGTTTTGCGTGTGTGTGGCACCATTTCCCATGAACACCCATGGAAGTTCATGCCTGATCTCTACAGAGATCCTGAAGAGATTGAAAAAGCAGAGCAGACTGCTGCTGAAAAGGCTGTGACCAAGGAGGAATTTCAGGGTGAATGGACTGCTCCAGCTCCTGAGTTAACTGCTACTCAGCCTGAGGTTGCAGACTGGTCTGAAGGTGTGCAGGTACCCTCTGCACCTATTCGTCAGTTCCCTACTGAAGACTGGAGCACTCAGCCTGCCACAGAAGGCTGGTCCGCAGCTCCCAGTGCTCAGGCCATTGAATGGGTAGGAGCAACCACTGAAAGATCTTAA